atttattaatgcatttcatatttatttaaaggACTTCAGGGTTTTGAACTGggatcattatttaaaaaaaacatcttatgatttttaaataattttttaaaaaataaaaaataatattatatgactGAAGCCAAAAACTtcataaatataacaaaatcatgctaaaaataaaattttaaattttaaaaataaaaaaatatttaaattgaatttttatgggcaattaatcattaatattattagttttatatcaggtacttgataattaaaaaaataattattaaaattacaaaacaaattatcgTAGTATTGAGAATCATATCATATCTAAAGAGTTAATATATTTAGTGATTGTTTTagtgttaaaaaataccaacaaaaaataaagaaaagggcTAGGTTAGCACCTAAcccatcttttcttcttttattaaagGATGGACAacactttctattttttcacaaaaaaaaattattagatgacatgtttaattaatgaaattaaatattattattagtatcatTTAACCCCGTGACTCTATCATGTCATGTATATCTTCTCTTAATCAATAGAgttacataaaataatttaaaaatagattaaaatgcTTTATTGATAaagcataaagaaaaaataacaatgcatGTGAACTTTTGCATCAAAAAGCAGTAATTGCAGAACTAGCTAGGAATTTTATACTTgtctcaaaaaatatatttgatataaattttcCTTGccgaaaatattttaatcacttTACACGTCAATGTGAACATGCATCTTTGGTTCTTATATTAACACTCCACTGGAAAAAGCGGAGAagaacaaaaattcaaattcatgctAATGAAGACTATTTAATTATCCGTTGCATTAGATTTTAGTAATGTAATTAGTGGATATTGTAATTTGATTAGTCTGATCCATGTAGAGACTATAATATCCATGCTACACTGACTTgagattgatataaaaattgagGGACTGACTTGTAGTTGGCCATTAACTTAAGTGGTAACAATCGCGTGGCGCGAGGGAGAGTATTTTGTTGATAATTACGGAGTAGTTTTTTATTGTTGGTGGTTAGTGGCTATTTTTTACAGGTGACATGTAGGCAGTCGGTGACCAGAGACAACGGACCAGCCGGCGAACGTGTTTTCTGACAGGCCTGCACGTGATAGACAGACAAGGCAGGGGACCCATGTGGCATGGGTTAGTGACAGCATCTAATTTGAGTTGACATTAGTTATATTTCAGACACGTGTCAtggtttaaatttaaataaattcaagaactcattactgctgctgctgctgtaatGGAGTGCCcgtatgaaataaaaaaaaacacataatacgTCCGAAGGCGTGCCGCCCTCCACGATTACGGAGTTGATTGCAATTGCGTTTTGAATGATGTTTTTAAGAGGcttggatatttttaaaattaacttttttaattattttaatatattaatataaaaaataaatattttttaaaatattatttaaacatatttctaaacatccatattttaaaaaacagcaGTAAACATTACAGAAACACCATTAAATGCAATCACGGGAGATCGCAACTTTTTCCAATGAATTGACAGGTTTGGCCTCCTGCACCTTCCGTACAGTTAAGTGTCTCGGACAGCTGGCTCTGTGCGGAGATTATATGGGGGTAGCTGGCGGGTGggtataatttcaattttacgGAGCATACTTGTGTAGTGGGAGAAATTATTTCAGCTTCCCAAATTCTGTGCTACAACGTGGATGGATTATTTACCGCATCGTTAAGAGAGTGTAGGCTTCGCTGTACATGGAACGATCCAGCTGCATCGAGGAAATTCAAGTACAACCTTATTCAATAGTATGTTCACTATACTAGAGCTATATGGAGAGAATGCAATTAAAAGATGTACCAAACACCTTGGAAAGTCTATCATTATATATGCACTCTTAAAAGCACtgatttttttctactttcattaaaaacaaacaaaaacttagcACAAGCTTTTCAAtaacattaaattcttttaatacaGCTATTATCATTTAAGACGAGAGGCATTTTagtatttacataaatataaaatataataaacaaaatgcattataaaaataccttttttaaaaataaagcatgaggtaaaaggttgttttcagcttttcataatagttttttttttttgtagctacAAGGTTATCTCAAGGataattttgtatttggttaaaaaaaaaaaaagtaaacgtGCTTGTATTGTATATGAGATAACATGGGAAGTGCTTATGCCTTTTAAACGATATGTGCTATGCCTCCTTGCATTTTAAAATGCACTTCTATTATGTCGATGGAAACACCACTGTGTCCTCTTCTTGTTTGTACGGGACATGTATACAGCGGTGACTTGGTTTGTCTTTGatggacctttttttttctttattctttctcttccatcctaaaaattacaatttatcccttttgattattattgttattttaattttagttcttattttttttatctctaatttTTTGTCTTGACTCTTTTAtacaagttttatttattttcaattttattattcaatctcaatttatcaaatattatattctctaatccttattctttgaatttctattttttttcttggtctttttgtaaaagttatggtggttttcaatttaattcttcaattcatattaatggtattatgtttttcaatttgatatttattgttttaatttctattttttataaaaaaaaattattcttttaaatttcacccTTAATCATAAcattgtgtttatttttcatgtcaatttgattttcattcttttttaaaaaattgacctTTTactgtattgatttttttgcaaCTTCACCTttcaattaaatacaaaaaatattttttattttaattttaatcctcattcttttaattttattttttaaaaattcttttgtataatgaaattgttttttcaatttcatcttccatcatttaattgattagaaattaaatttcatattttttctagaTTGGGTACTTTGAATCCAATGAATTAAGTTacgagtttgaaaaattaatatgttttttattaaaaaaaaaagctttataatactctttgtttttttattagattatttaaaTCTCATGATATGCACTTTGAGTTTTGTAAGATATTTTATGTTGGCCTGACCTGATTACCAAGATTACGTGCTTgttattattggttttttatgtCACTTTTTGACCTCATTTCAACACTTCAACATTAGTTTTAAGCATATACAAATTGCTCGGCCTCAAGGTGAAGTGAGAACACCAAGACTAACTGGTAGTACATGAAcagtaataaatatttagagcaagtatattaaattattatgttaATGCCAAGTGATTATGCTATATCTCAAATTGAATGTGTATTTGAGTAATATTTGAAAACCTCAAAATATGAGGTGAttttccaatgaaaaaaaatccggAATTCACTTCATTAAAATAGATTGTGTTTTTGGCATTTGTTATACCTTTCGcgattatggttttttttttttttagttgtggtATAAGGTTAACTTTTTTAGTTTCTGAATTATGACCAGTGGataatgttttccttttcattcattattttcaaacaagtttctttctctttcctcaatcagaaagattgaaaaataaataaaataaaatttttaattaaaattaaaattctaaaaactttgaaattaaggtctttgtgttttgtttgtaATCCTATCtcatttaattctatatttctattacaatttaaaattctatCTCATTGAATTTAGataataaaaagattcaataaaataaaattaaaaaatagaataaaactaataaaaaatattatgaaacaaTTTCACTGTTCATATTCAATAATAAACGTTAAAGGCCATGGCTATGTTGTCATTGTTGGAATGTGATTGGTGTTGTtgtgtaatatattttttaaaagtagtttttaattaaaaaatatattaaaaatattttttgttatttttttaatttttaatatcaacatattaaaccTATTAAATAtctctgaaaaataaaaaaaatatttaaaaaataagttactACGCCAAAAATACTTACTCGCCATGAGATACGGTGAAGCCGAAAGTGGGAAATAAAGTTAGTTATAAGTAAGTGCAAAGATCGAAAGATCCTCTTCACAGCGAGAACTACAAGGGAACCGCCGAACCGGCGAGGAAAAATGACAGAAGAAAAGCCGATAGGAGCGGTGTGTTGTCACGTGTGGAGGTCATGATAATAGTCGGCAAATCGCACCTCAATAACTAAGCCATGTCTACATGAATTACCACATGGACTGACCCTCGCTTGCCCTTAATTAATCTATAATGGATGGGTGTTTGGAATAACAGTAaagttgttatttaaaaatatattaagttgatatatattttttattttaaaaatttatttttaataaaaatataaaaaaactccgGTTAAAACACGGGTAAACACCCCGAATCGAATTCACCTTCTATTTCTATTGAGTCGAAGGCACGCAAAGGACCTTTAAAGTGCACACGTGTCATCCAAGCTGGACCTTTGTACACCCCGGGCAGGGGATCAAGTGACACGTAGCcactgatttatttttaattcctaAATGTGGCACAGTGAGTTGTAGACTGTGGACTTCTTTTTACGTGCGAGAGAGGCGTTCGTCACGCCACGTGACTCGAGCCTTTCCTTACAGGCGTGGTTTCGGCATGgtattagaaataataatatgataataaaaaaggaataaaaacgggaaatataaataggaGAGGCAGAGAGGGGGGAGAGTTAAGACCACGCCTGAAAGAAGCGAAACTAGTTAaagtgagagagagggagaggaaaaaaaaaatagaaactctCTGGAGCCAGAGGTAGAGAGAAAGCAACAAGGCAACGAGTTTGAGTTTGGTGGGTTTAATTTCGATTTGCTCGAAAGAAGTGagaattttaaagaatatagCTTCTGGGTTTTTCCTCCCAATTCACGGATTTTGCCTTACTGGGTCTTTGAGTATCTCGTCGTCTGTCGAGGCTTTTTAAAGGGGAAGAGTGAAAACACACAACgtttgaaagagagagagaagacatCTCTCCTTGgttctgtttttttgttgtttgaaagaagagaaattacaaaaatggAGTGGAGTGCTTGTTTGGATGAATATGAGAAGCTTGTTATAAGGATGACCACTCCCaggtttgtttctctttaaacCTTCATGAGTTTGCTgcgttttcttctccttttgactttcacaagtttttcttgagtttctttgttgttcttgcCTACTTGTTTGAGTTTCATTGTCTGTACTCTGTACTGCCacatttttgtgattttctcttttgatttgttACTTGTTCCCAATTTAGCGATCAACTGtacaaaattattaacaattttttttgtttggtaaagCTGAAATTTCTGAGACTGAAATCTTTACTTTCCATTTTCCTGAAACCGGTTACCGAAACGGCGTCACACATGGTCTGATTTCAAATCTCCTCTTTGAAATCATTCCCTTTCTTATACCAATTCAATTTActtttctgttttcttgttttttttaataaataataatctgaCTTTGTCTCCTGATTTTCTTCTCTCTAGAACTTTAAAACCTCTGTTATGAgactttttcaatattaattccTTAACTTGGAAATTTAAACTCTCGTGTAAACGCAACCCCTCTCTGacttgacttttctttgttttcaggGTCGTCATCGACAATGCCGTTTCCTCCAAAGCGACTGTTGTCAAGGTAATCCTTCTACGAAACCCACACAAAAGATTTACACAAACTACAGAACAAATCAGTCTTCTTTTAAGTGCTTCAAAAATTGACTAATCTTCCGTATTTCCTTCAAAAAATTGACTATTCATTCGGGATTCTTTTGTTTGGTTTCACAGGTTGATAGTGCTAGAAAACATAGAATCTTACTCGAAGCTGTTCAAGTCCTCACGGATCTGAACCTTTCTATAAAGAAGGCTTACATTTCTTCCGATGGACGCTGGTTCATGGATGGTAAGATTTTTTTACTACACCaacttttcttttatgatttttcattttgtttcttacGTGCGCTTGGATGCATATGTGTGCCACGTTAGCAGTTTCAAATCCTTTTGAagttctcttttaattttaattttttaaattgtgttttgcaGTTTTTCATGTGACTGATCTCAACGGAAATAAGTTGACTGACGAGAGTGTTATTAACTACATTGAGCAGGTGATTTGTTATCCTTAAACGCGTTGTTAATTAGTAACTAAATGATGGAAGTTTTTGTGGTAACTGAAGTGTGTTTCGTGTTTTGTATGTTATCAGTCACTTGGTACCATTCATCCTGGGAAAACAACCGGTTCTAATGGTCTAACAGCATTAGAACTAACTGGTACCGACCGGATTGGTCTTCTTTCTGAGGTATTTGCAGTACTAGCTGACCTACAATGCAGTGTGGTCGATGCTAAAGTCTGGACTCACAATGGTCGGATTGCATCACTGATGTATGTGAAAGATTGCAATTCAGGTTCACCAATTGAGGACACACAGCATATTGATAGAATAGAGGCACGTTTAAGGAATGTTCTCAAGGGAGACAATGATATTAGGAGCGCGAAAACCATGGTATCAATGGCCGTCACACATACGGAGAGAAGGTTGCATCAAGTGATGTTTGCTGATAGGGACTATGAGAGAAAGCCTATTTTGCAGCCTAGTGGTGATTCTCCGGTAGTGACAGTGCAAAATTGGGTGGAGAGAGGTTATTCGGTTGTGAATGTTCAGTGCAAGGACAGAACAAAGCTTTTGTTTGATGTTGTTTGCACGTTGACAGATATGGAATACATTGTGTTTCATGCCACTATCAACACAGCAGGAGACAGAGCATACCTGGTATATATTTATCTTAGTTTATTTGTATCGTTGCATAGATGAAACTATTTAAACCAAATTGTCTGATTTGGTTTACTGaccttgttttaatattttttttcttccaggAATTCTACATCAGGCACACTGATGGAACCCCAATTAGTTCAGAGCCCGAGAGGCAACGTGTAATTCAGTGCTTACAAGCTGCGGTTGAAAGAAGAGCATCCGAGGTAATTGTTTTATTAGAATTTGTGTGGAGTTTCTCAGCCAAACTGTTAGATCATGCAGTTGCTAGGCGAACATTTGAAATGTTAATGAGAACATCTTTTTCCATGAACAGGGTGTGAGGCTAGAACTATGTACATCTGACAGGCAGGGCCTTTTAGCTGATGTGACGAGAACATTTAGAGAGAATGGTCTTAATGTGACAAGGGCTGAGATATCCACAGCAGGAGACATGGCTCTAAATGTATTTTATGTAACGGATGCAGTCGGTAACCCGGCTGATCCTAAACTAATCGAATCGGTTCGACAAAAGATTGGAGTGAGTAATTTAAAAGTGAAGGAATTGCCGCCATTGATTTACCATCAAGAGGCAGAAAGGGAAGATCAAACGGTAGGGGTTGCTGGGACGGTGTTGTTATCACTTGGAAGCCTGGTGAAAAAGAATTTATACCATTTGGGATTGATCAGATCATATTCTTAAAAAAGTGGAGAGCATGAAAGACAAATTGGTGTTAGGCAAGGGATACAATGTTCACTGCTGCTGGCCACATTATTTGCTCCAGGTTTGGGCTTGTTGTGTACATATGGAAAAGGCGGAGGAGGGATTTGGTGATGTTAGAGTAGGGTATGATTGGTTGAATTGATAGAATAGAGAGAGATCAGAGGCTGCTTCGCCATTGCTGCTGCTATTTTTTAGAGAACGCTTTGTTTGAAGGAAAACATATGGAATTTGAAGAACAGATGGAAAGTAAGAGGTGCTAGTGGAGGGTTTGTGGTAAATAGAGAGAGGTTTGTGGAGGGAGTAAATGAGGTTAGATCGAATATCAATAATGGCTTCAAATACCGCTCACAGTTGTACATATAACGCGACCCCTTTAATATATTAGTCTTAATGGTTGACTTGATTCTTTATACCAGTCTTATTTAACCCTCCACGGATGAATTGAAGTTCTCTTTGATTATAGCAATTGGAATGCATGGGGTCCTCCAATTATGAATAAAAAGCATCCATTCTTCTAGATCAcgccctttttaattttaattaaaaacccaCGAGTATAATTAGTTGCAAGTCGGTAACTAGGGTTCTGTTAAGCCATGTTAAAACTTACCTTAAGTTCGTGTTTgttgttgatgaaaatatttattttttatttttaaaatctgaagttataaaaaatacaatttttatccCAAAAACAAACAGTTTCGAAGTCGATACTAGGAAGTAAAGAATCCTATATAATgacttccttttgttttttcctataCTAGGAACGAGGGatcattataataatttatcgAGAGccttttgtgttatttattaaAGGGGTACTTGGGGGGGCCATTACAAGGGTTTGTAAGCACTTGGAAGAGTAGATGCTTGGAATAAATCCAGGCAGGACTTGCATAGATTGATAGCTACGTTGAAAAGGAGTCTGAATCGTGATGTGGGCGTAACGGAATGCACCGTACCACCGTCCTAAACCCCTCATTGTTGGGTATACGAAATAAGGACACGCCGCGTTCTTTGAATTGTAGCTTGAAATTGGGCGGCGACTCCCCATTTCCCAGAATGTCTAGAGACGGAGGAATCCGTAGCCTCCTCGTTTTTCTAGGAACCTCTTCTCCTAACAACGAAGAAAAATACAGTATGGCTAAAAAAGACATTGATTGGCTGCTACAGTGAGAGCTGATTCTCTTGAAGAATtgagaaaagagaggaaaagtaGTCAAAGATAGAAATAGAAATATTACAAAAGAAAGTGCAAGACGGCTAGTTGTCTTCACCATGTTTTCGTGCGTCCAAGCAAAACAACACGGTTCCCGACATTCAGTGTCCTTGTCTAGCTTATAGCTTTCTTGCTTCCCTAATTAGATCCATTTTTGCTCCTAATAATCGAGTTAAAATTTATGAACGATTGGTTTAGTTGAATGATGTCTGAAAACTAGCTAGAAACTGTACATGCATATGGTAGCTGCCATGTTACGTCCAAGTGACGGGAAGTGAACTCCTCAACTCTTTAAGATGTACAAGTCTCGCCTCCGTCCTAGCTAGCAAGTTGCTATATACAACGGTTAGCTTACATCCATCCATTAAAATCGTTCAGGTGCCTGGTTTACGTTAAAAGGCTCAAGGACAGTCACTCGTTTACCTATATTAGCTAGCTATTTCTTTTTATCGTTAACTGCGTCACGTGAAAATCTTGATAGTTCACCGATAGTTCTTGCAATTAAAAGATTGGGCAAGGTAAAATGAAGGATTGTCCTTGTCACGCGGTAGCTGCTATGTATAGACATGCTTGCTATGTGTAGCTGCTGCAGAAAAGTCGATCCAGAAACCTGTCGGCCTGGGGAGATCCATTGGAGCggcaaaaaaaacacacacactaAGTATCCACTTTGAGCTTCAAACAGGTTTGGTTTTGAACTAGTTTGCCGTTAATATCTGGTCAAATCtaggtatttaattaaatttaagtgATTCGGTCAAAactgaattaaaatttaaatatgcatCTAGGAGCAAGGCTCGGTGCACAGCCTGAACATTTCTAAAACCTTACATGCAACTTAGCTTATtttactcaaaataaaaaaaattcttatggtatataatatatacctcttaaatcaattttttatgcgTACCGTTTAAATTTGTCCAACCAGTTGATATAGGATATGAAGTTATCACAGttcttaatatttatcatatatatatatatatatatatttcaaattttgaggGTGCAATGGCTCTCATCAACCCTTCAACATATATAGCTGCATCTGCATATTGGgctcaaaatagaaaaaaggcaACACTAAGAACAAAACTTCTTGTAAATAAATCATTCCAAGCAAAAGTCAACAGTGTCCCTAGTGGTCCccgaggagaagaagaagaagaagaagatagaaattgttttttcaagtgaGGTTGGTGACATCCAACTACGAGTCTTTGTTGACTTTCGAGTCAAAAACTCCTAAGAAGGGCAAAAGACAGATTCTTGCattgcatgcatgtttttttttgctttatttgccCTCGGTTAACCGCGTTAGCGTGGGTTTAAGATTGACCTTGCCGGTTAATGCGCCGGTTGTCGCGGGTAAGTGAGCTGTCAATTGTTGTTAAGAGAGAAAAGACAGTTATGCTGTGCAAGTCACGTGCTTCTTCACAGCTGAAAATATTCTTTGGCTCTGCTTTTCAGAGACTTGTTAATCGATTTATCTTGGATACATGCCATGTCCTCATTTATGGATtttcttgctattttttttttttttaacttttcttgaATAAGCAGTGCTCCACagcgaaaaagaaaaaaaaagaaaaaagagagactaGACAGTAAGACAGAAGTGTTGAATGGACTGCCTCCCTGACCtaaactaattgttttttatattttaaaataaaatcatttttaatttcgaAGTTTAGGTGCTCATGGGTCTTCTTTTCAAGAACAGGCATGCCTAGGATTTCTCCACGACTCTTTCAcctatttttaattgtttttttatattttaaaataaataatcacaaagatatttaaaataaaaaacttgattatttcattttttaaataatatttgatcttttttatgatatgaaaaaaataactttttttcttcttatgttTTGCATTGTTCAAAAAAGCATGTCTTTTTACACTTTGATACTTCGTAgctttcaaaattttcattttagacATGAAACTTCATTTCTCCCGTAATGCAATCCATGGCAGTTGAGAGAGGTAAGGGAGAACTGACATCAAGAAAGCTTTTGGCCACAAAAAACATCGATCATGATATCAATAAATTTGTATTGAAGATAAGAGCTCAACGAAGGTAATTTAATCTTgttaatcacataaaaaaagtaaatcaaaatctgataaatttattttgatttgattttgtgtttatagACTGACTATAACATGGACCTTGATTTTCTAGTTTGTAGAAGTTACTTGAAATTTTAGTAGAGAATAACATGTcactatgtttttttcttttttaaattactaaacGTGCGAGCCTGATCTTCCACGTCTAGAAGCGCCTACCCTTCGATTTCAAAGTTTAGGTGCTCATGGGTCTTCTTTTCAAGAACAGGCACACCTAGGATTCCTCCACTTGTctctttcatctattttttaattatttttttttaaataaataatcgcaatgatatttaagatatatattttttatattatttcattttttaaataacatttgatCTTTCTatgataatactaataataatttttttaaataattatacagGAACGTGATAGAcaaatgttaatatatatatatatatatatatatatatatattactttttattatgattttttaatatttttctcgaattaattattcttttagcttttcatacaatcaaataaaaaatttctttaagatcatgattttttttttttaaaaacttctaACAAAAAAGACATgctttaacaataataaaaaagagatacaTGAATAacgaaagtgttttttttatataatttttttcttctttaatttgatttattagatttttaattaatattttttaattactattagtttttattgaataaaacatTCTGCTGATAAAAAAGGACATtattatacaaaacaaatacatgaatgatgagaaaatataattttgactaaaaaaatatatttctccttaaaattttaatgattgcctttttttttcttatatataaatgcttattttaattctcataaaattaaaaaaaataaaaataaaatagaaagcgTTTCGCGGTGGCGttgggggtggggggggggggggcaccAAGCTAGTTTCAAATCTAACTAGAGGCAAGagtttaaaacattaaaaattcatTACAGTAAGACTTTTAAAGAGCATTTA
This genomic interval from Populus alba chromosome 1, ASM523922v2, whole genome shotgun sequence contains the following:
- the LOC118036054 gene encoding ACT domain-containing protein ACR8 — translated: MEWSACLDEYEKLVIRMTTPRVVIDNAVSSKATVVKVDSARKHRILLEAVQVLTDLNLSIKKAYISSDGRWFMDVFHVTDLNGNKLTDESVINYIEQSLGTIHPGKTTGSNGLTALELTGTDRIGLLSEVFAVLADLQCSVVDAKVWTHNGRIASLMYVKDCNSGSPIEDTQHIDRIEARLRNVLKGDNDIRSAKTMVSMAVTHTERRLHQVMFADRDYERKPILQPSGDSPVVTVQNWVERGYSVVNVQCKDRTKLLFDVVCTLTDMEYIVFHATINTAGDRAYLEFYIRHTDGTPISSEPERQRVIQCLQAAVERRASEGVRLELCTSDRQGLLADVTRTFRENGLNVTRAEISTAGDMALNVFYVTDAVGNPADPKLIESVRQKIGVSNLKVKELPPLIYHQEAEREDQTVGVAGTVLLSLGSLVKKNLYHLGLIRSYS